One part of the Phaenicophaeus curvirostris isolate KB17595 chromosome 2, BPBGC_Pcur_1.0, whole genome shotgun sequence genome encodes these proteins:
- the UTP25 gene encoding U3 small nucleolar RNA-associated protein 25 homolog isoform X1, translating into MGKRRGGRELLRGLTKRHKRHLRDFGEEHPFYDPVSGRPEVTQICELSDNSDKSSAESDSETEVEQVSVYHKLLATLNTSPESESEEEEDESESEEDGDSEPEMDSEGSEETGEVDGGEEDKNDVPGQEEVTATDTAEQTIGQEEANGADTSCDPSHGVIEEFTDVKHESEFSLETNFMEEESGDCNADKRDSNSSQAFSEDPFKQHMDRELEEKEVEKMCTLPKTSSQSKWPRLGLLTFSSTLEKCKTLKADKEVDVKQLYLHKLLETTWPKVNKQFLSSVNKPSDPFFTPLQRELFCIMNTYQDLFYPERNALTNGEEIRNAYCLHALNHVLKANAQVLSNNAKRRDQKPGTDNDDYRDQGLTRPKVLMIVPFRECALRIVHVFINLLEVNEKKKIDVSNKKRFKGEFGFDPEEKPPNLKRPEDYEAVFAGNIDDHFRIGVAILQKSMRLYAPFYSSDIIIASPLGMRTIIGAEGEKKRDFDFLSSIEMLIIDQADIYLMQNWEHVLHLMKHINLLPLDSHGVDFSRVRMLNLSNWSKYYRQTLLFSALQHPQINSVFNKHCFNYTGQVAVRNVPLSGSIGHVVVQLPHVFRRLEAENLTSVIDTRFQFFINKVLPEYRDAIMSHTLIYVPSYFDYVRLRNYFKKEQLNFTHICEYTKKAGVCRARRFFLKGEKQFLLFTERFHFYKRYTIKGIRNLIFYELPTYSHFYSEICNMLKATDSAADATWTCTVLYSKYDAQKLAAVVGVDRTAHMLQSKKNVHLFVTGENE; encoded by the exons ATGGGGaagcggcggggcgggcgggagCTGCTGCGGGGCCTCACCAAGAGGCACAAGAGGCACCTCAGGGACTTCGGAGAGGAGCATCCTTTCTATGACCC GGTTTCTGGAAGACCAGAAGTAACTCAAATCTGTGAACtg TCTGACAATTCTGATAAATCAAGTGCAGAAAGTGATTCAGAGACTGAAGTGGAACAGGTCTCTGTATATCATAAGCTCCTGGCTACCCTGAATACCTCTCCTGAGTCTGAgagtgaggaagaggaagatgaaaGTGAATCTGAAGAAGATGGGGACAGTGAGCCAGAAATGGATAGTGAAGGGTCTGAGGAGACAGGAGAAGtagatggaggagaagaagatAAGAATGATGTACCAGGCCAGGAAGAAG TTACAGCTACAgacacagcagagcagacaaTTGGCCAGGAGGAGGCTAATGGTGCAGATACCTCTTGTGACCCAAGTCATGGAGTAATTGAGGAGTTTACTGATGTGAAACATGAATCTGAATTTAGTTTGGAAACCAATTTCATGGAAGAGGAGAGTGGAGATTGCAATGCAGATAAAAGAGACAGCAATTCTTCACAAGCCTTTTCAGAAG ATCCATTTAAACAGCACATGGACAGAgaacttgaagaaaaagaagtagaaaaaatgTGTACACTTCCGAAGACTTCAAGTCAGAGCAAG TGGCCAAGGCTGGGCCTGCTAACTTTTTCTTCGACTCTGGAGAAATGCAAAACTTTGAAAGCAGACAAAGAAGTTGATGTGAAACAGCTTTATCTTCACAAGCTGTTAGAAACCACTTGGCCCAAAGTGAATAAACAATTTCTGTCTTCAGTGAACAAACCAAGCGATCCCTTTTTCACACCATTACAAAGAGAGCTTTTCTGCATCATGAATACATACCAGGACTTGTTCTATCctgaaagaaatgctttaaCTAATGGGGAAGAAATCCGGAATGCTTACTGCTTGCATGCCTTAAATCATGTTCTGAAGGCAAATGCCCAAGTGCTCAGCAACAATGCCAAACGAAGAGACCAAAAGCCAGGCACTGACAATGATGACTACAGGGATCAGGGCCTCACTAGACCTAAG GTACTGATGATAGTGCCCTTCAGGGAATGCGCATTGCGAATTGTGCATGTTTTCATCAATCTTCTTGAagtgaatgagaaaaaaaaaatagatgtaaGTAATAAAAAGCGCTTCAAAGGGGAGTTTGGCTTTGACCCAGAAGAGAAGCCCCCCAACCTGAAAAGACCTGAAGATTATGAAGCTGTTTTTGCTGGCAACATTGATGACCACTTCAGAATTG GGGTTGCAATTCTTCAAAAGAGTATGAGACTGTATGCACCGTTTTACTCATCGGACATCATCATTGCCTCTCCCCTGGGAATGAGGACTATTATTGGCGCagagggggagaagaaaagagattttgatTTCCTGTCATCAATAGAAATGCTCATAATTGATCAAGCAGATATTTACCTGATGCAGAATTGGGAACATGTTCTG CATCTGATGAAGCACATTAACCTGCTGCCTCTGGATTCCCATGGGGTAGACTTCTCCCGAGTGCGAATGCTGAATCTTAGTAACTGGTCCAAGTACTATCGCCAGACGCTGCTGTTCAGTGCTCTTCAGCATCCCCAGATTAACTCTGTCTTCAACAAACACTGCTTCAATTACACAGGGCAG GTAGCTGTCCGCAACGTACCACTCAGTGGCTCCATTGGCCATGTCGTGGTCCAGCTTCCTCATGTTTTCCGGAGGCTAGAAGCTGAAAATTTAACTTCCGTAATAGATACAAG GTTTCAGTTTTTCATCAACAAAGTTTTGCCGGAGTACCGCGATGCCATCATGTCACACACACTTATTTATGTTCCGTCATATTTTGACTACGTGCGTCTTCGAAATTACTTCAAGAAAGAGCAGCTGAATTTCACTCACATTTGTGAATACACTAAAAAGGCTGGCGTCTGCAGAGCAAGACGGTTCTTTCTCAAGGGAGAGAAGCAGTTTTTATTGTTCACTGAGCGCTTCCACTTTTACAAAAG GTATACGATAAAAGGCATTAGGAACCTCATTTTCTATGAGTTACCAACCTACTCCCACTTCTACAGCGAGATTTGTAATATGTTGAAGGCCACAGACAGTGCAGCGGATGCTACTTGGACCTGTACTGTGCTTTACTCCAAATATGATGCTCAGAAATTGGCTGCAGTGGTTGGCGTAGATCGCACAGCTCATATGCTGCAGTCCAAGAAAAATGTGCACCTCTTTGTTACAGGAGAAAATGAATAA
- the UTP25 gene encoding U3 small nucleolar RNA-associated protein 25 homolog isoform X2 has translation MGKRRGGRELLRGLTKRHKRHLRDFGEEHPFYDPVSGRPEVTQICELSDNSDKSSAESDSETEVEQVSVYHKLLATLNTSPESESEEEEDESESEEDGDSEPEMDSEGSEETGEVDGGEEDKNDVPGQEEATDTAEQTIGQEEANGADTSCDPSHGVIEEFTDVKHESEFSLETNFMEEESGDCNADKRDSNSSQAFSEDPFKQHMDRELEEKEVEKMCTLPKTSSQSKWPRLGLLTFSSTLEKCKTLKADKEVDVKQLYLHKLLETTWPKVNKQFLSSVNKPSDPFFTPLQRELFCIMNTYQDLFYPERNALTNGEEIRNAYCLHALNHVLKANAQVLSNNAKRRDQKPGTDNDDYRDQGLTRPKVLMIVPFRECALRIVHVFINLLEVNEKKKIDVSNKKRFKGEFGFDPEEKPPNLKRPEDYEAVFAGNIDDHFRIGVAILQKSMRLYAPFYSSDIIIASPLGMRTIIGAEGEKKRDFDFLSSIEMLIIDQADIYLMQNWEHVLHLMKHINLLPLDSHGVDFSRVRMLNLSNWSKYYRQTLLFSALQHPQINSVFNKHCFNYTGQVAVRNVPLSGSIGHVVVQLPHVFRRLEAENLTSVIDTRFQFFINKVLPEYRDAIMSHTLIYVPSYFDYVRLRNYFKKEQLNFTHICEYTKKAGVCRARRFFLKGEKQFLLFTERFHFYKRYTIKGIRNLIFYELPTYSHFYSEICNMLKATDSAADATWTCTVLYSKYDAQKLAAVVGVDRTAHMLQSKKNVHLFVTGENE, from the exons ATGGGGaagcggcggggcgggcgggagCTGCTGCGGGGCCTCACCAAGAGGCACAAGAGGCACCTCAGGGACTTCGGAGAGGAGCATCCTTTCTATGACCC GGTTTCTGGAAGACCAGAAGTAACTCAAATCTGTGAACtg TCTGACAATTCTGATAAATCAAGTGCAGAAAGTGATTCAGAGACTGAAGTGGAACAGGTCTCTGTATATCATAAGCTCCTGGCTACCCTGAATACCTCTCCTGAGTCTGAgagtgaggaagaggaagatgaaaGTGAATCTGAAGAAGATGGGGACAGTGAGCCAGAAATGGATAGTGAAGGGTCTGAGGAGACAGGAGAAGtagatggaggagaagaagatAAGAATGATGTACCAGGCCAGGAAGAAG CTACAgacacagcagagcagacaaTTGGCCAGGAGGAGGCTAATGGTGCAGATACCTCTTGTGACCCAAGTCATGGAGTAATTGAGGAGTTTACTGATGTGAAACATGAATCTGAATTTAGTTTGGAAACCAATTTCATGGAAGAGGAGAGTGGAGATTGCAATGCAGATAAAAGAGACAGCAATTCTTCACAAGCCTTTTCAGAAG ATCCATTTAAACAGCACATGGACAGAgaacttgaagaaaaagaagtagaaaaaatgTGTACACTTCCGAAGACTTCAAGTCAGAGCAAG TGGCCAAGGCTGGGCCTGCTAACTTTTTCTTCGACTCTGGAGAAATGCAAAACTTTGAAAGCAGACAAAGAAGTTGATGTGAAACAGCTTTATCTTCACAAGCTGTTAGAAACCACTTGGCCCAAAGTGAATAAACAATTTCTGTCTTCAGTGAACAAACCAAGCGATCCCTTTTTCACACCATTACAAAGAGAGCTTTTCTGCATCATGAATACATACCAGGACTTGTTCTATCctgaaagaaatgctttaaCTAATGGGGAAGAAATCCGGAATGCTTACTGCTTGCATGCCTTAAATCATGTTCTGAAGGCAAATGCCCAAGTGCTCAGCAACAATGCCAAACGAAGAGACCAAAAGCCAGGCACTGACAATGATGACTACAGGGATCAGGGCCTCACTAGACCTAAG GTACTGATGATAGTGCCCTTCAGGGAATGCGCATTGCGAATTGTGCATGTTTTCATCAATCTTCTTGAagtgaatgagaaaaaaaaaatagatgtaaGTAATAAAAAGCGCTTCAAAGGGGAGTTTGGCTTTGACCCAGAAGAGAAGCCCCCCAACCTGAAAAGACCTGAAGATTATGAAGCTGTTTTTGCTGGCAACATTGATGACCACTTCAGAATTG GGGTTGCAATTCTTCAAAAGAGTATGAGACTGTATGCACCGTTTTACTCATCGGACATCATCATTGCCTCTCCCCTGGGAATGAGGACTATTATTGGCGCagagggggagaagaaaagagattttgatTTCCTGTCATCAATAGAAATGCTCATAATTGATCAAGCAGATATTTACCTGATGCAGAATTGGGAACATGTTCTG CATCTGATGAAGCACATTAACCTGCTGCCTCTGGATTCCCATGGGGTAGACTTCTCCCGAGTGCGAATGCTGAATCTTAGTAACTGGTCCAAGTACTATCGCCAGACGCTGCTGTTCAGTGCTCTTCAGCATCCCCAGATTAACTCTGTCTTCAACAAACACTGCTTCAATTACACAGGGCAG GTAGCTGTCCGCAACGTACCACTCAGTGGCTCCATTGGCCATGTCGTGGTCCAGCTTCCTCATGTTTTCCGGAGGCTAGAAGCTGAAAATTTAACTTCCGTAATAGATACAAG GTTTCAGTTTTTCATCAACAAAGTTTTGCCGGAGTACCGCGATGCCATCATGTCACACACACTTATTTATGTTCCGTCATATTTTGACTACGTGCGTCTTCGAAATTACTTCAAGAAAGAGCAGCTGAATTTCACTCACATTTGTGAATACACTAAAAAGGCTGGCGTCTGCAGAGCAAGACGGTTCTTTCTCAAGGGAGAGAAGCAGTTTTTATTGTTCACTGAGCGCTTCCACTTTTACAAAAG GTATACGATAAAAGGCATTAGGAACCTCATTTTCTATGAGTTACCAACCTACTCCCACTTCTACAGCGAGATTTGTAATATGTTGAAGGCCACAGACAGTGCAGCGGATGCTACTTGGACCTGTACTGTGCTTTACTCCAAATATGATGCTCAGAAATTGGCTGCAGTGGTTGGCGTAGATCGCACAGCTCATATGCTGCAGTCCAAGAAAAATGTGCACCTCTTTGTTACAGGAGAAAATGAATAA